DNA from Armatimonadota bacterium:
CATACGGAATACAAGGCCACGGCGGCGCCCTCGTGAGTGAATACAGCGGGTCTTATACGAACGTCGTGGGGTTGCCGGTGGAGGTGGTGGCCGAAATGCTGAGCACGCACATGCGGTTGCCGATCGAGCAGAAAAACCCGGATGGGTTGAGGGCCGCTGGACGTCGCTTCACGTAGCCCACGACGCAGTCCACATTGCAGCAGAGGAACCATGCGCGAGTCCAAAGCGGAAAGAGAGCGGGCAGTACAACGCCTTCGTGGCGATAGCACAGGTGAGCCCAGGGTCATGCACCAGGCCATCACTCGTGATCGCTACCAAAGGGCCCTGGATCGTTTCACCAAGGCCACGATGCACTGGTTCTCCCGGTTCTCGCGGGATATGGGCATCGACCTTGGTACCGCCAACACCCTGGTGCATGTTCGCGGCAGAGGCATTCTGCTTCGCGAGCCCTCGGTGGTGGCCGTGGACACGGCAACCGACCAGGTGCTTGCGGTGGGAGAGGATGCCAAGCGCATGGTGGGCCGGACCCCCGCGCGCATCGCGGCCATCCGCCCACTAAAAGACGGGGTCATCGCTGACTTTGACGCCACGGAGGCCATGCTGAAGCACTTCATCCGCAAGTGCCAACCACGCCGGTGGTTCGCCCACCCGCGCATGGTCATCGGCGTTCCGTCGGGGATTACCGAGGTCGAGCGTCGCGCGGTTGAGGACGCAGCCCGGCAGGCAGGCGCCTGGGACATCGCCATCATCGATGAACCGATGGCCGCCGCGATCGGCGCAGGTCTGCCCGTCGCCGAACCGGTCGGCAACATGATCATCGACATCGGCGGCGGCACCACCGAGATCGCCGTCATCTCCCTTGGTGGCACTTGCTCCCAGCGCTCGATGCGCATCGCCGGCGAGGAGATGGATGAGGCGATCGCCAACTTCATCCGCCGGGAGTTCAACCTGTACATCGGGGAAAGCACCGCGGAACAGATCAAACTGCGCATCGGTTCAGCCTACCCGCAGCCGGAAGAGGAAACCATGGAGGTTCGCGGCAAAGACCTCCTCTCCGGCCTGCCCAAGAGCATCGTGATCAGTTCCAGTGAAGTCCGTGAGGCCATTGCAGAGCCCGTGCAGGCCATCGTCGAGCTAGCCAAGGAAGCGCTGGATTCCACCCCGCCCGAACTGGCGGCGGACGTAATGAACCGGGGGATCGTGCTGGCGGGGGGTGGGGCCCTGCTGCATGGTCTGGACCAGCTCATCAGCGCCGAGACAGACATCCCGGTGTACGTCGCGCAAGACCCGCTGACATGCGTGGTTATGGGCACCGCCAAGTACCTCGAGGAGCTTGACGGGATGCTGGTGGATGTCTGAACGGCGCTGCAGACGCGCCGTCCGGCAGTCATCGGGTCCCGCTCTCATGTCACTACGTCTCTCTCCTTCACAACCCGCAATTCACCGCCCGCTGGTCGTCATGGTCGCGGTCGCCTTCACACTCACCATCTGGCAGCAGCAGGCATGGCGTCTGGGACGCGTCAGCTTCCCCGAGTACGTGGCGTTAGTGCTGGTCACACCCGTCGCAACCCAGTTCTCAAGGGTGTTCCGAAAGACCCACGACATCGGTCTCGCGATGACCCGGGCACCGCGACTGGCCGACGAGAACCGCCGCCTGCGGAGAGAGCGCGATGAGCTGGAAGCTCTGCAAATCCTGACCGTGGACATACGTGCGCAGAACAAAGCTTTCCGACAGAAACTGGGGTTCGAGCCGAACAAGACCTTTACGAATGTGGCGGCCCAGGTAACCAGCCGGTCGTCCAGCCGCAACGAGCGTTGGGTGCGCATACGTACAGCCGGCGCAAAACCGCTGGAAGTCGGCAATGTAGTGCGCGAAGCAAAGGGGCTGGTGGGCAGGGTCGTCGAGGCGTCCGGCGACACAGGGCGCGTGGTCCTGCTTGTGGACCAGCATCACGCCGTGCGTGGCAAAGATCTCCAGACTGGCGAAGAGGGCATGGTCTACGCGGCGAACGAACTGGAGGCCGGACCGAACCGGCTGCAACTTGAGAAGGTCCGGCGCGGCGCGCAGATCCGCGAGAATGATATCATCGTCACGTCGGACATGGGCGAAACCTACCCCGGAGGGCTGCCCATCGGGGTGGTTGAGTCGGTCCGTCGTTCACCCACCAGTGCGAGCAGTCTCGTGGCATACATCCGCCCTTATGTAGAATTCGATCAACTGGACTTCCTGTACGTCTTGCGCGCCGGTGAGCAGTAAGCCGGGCTTCGGTGATCCATGCAACCTTATGTCATCAGCATTCTGCTGCTCATCATCTCCGCGGCGCTTCAGGGCGCGTGGCCCGCGTGGCTGCGTATTGGCGGCCAAGCGCCCGAACTCGTGATAGCCACGGTTGCCTGCATCGGCCTGTCACGCGGCGTATTTGAAGGTTGCCTGGCGGGGCTGATCGCCGCCGTGCTCCAGGGAGCTGCGGCACACACGCCTTTCGGCGGGCTGTTCGCTAGTTTCATGGTCGTCGGCGCCTGCACCGGTTTCTTGCGCGGTTCTCTGCTGTCTGAACGCACCGAGGTGGCCCTGGGAGCGTCCGCGGGCGCAGTTATCGTCGCCAGCCTTATCCGCCTGGTGTTCATGCCCCCGGATATTTTCCTCCTTTGGCTCAAGGGCATGTTCCAGGCGGCGGTATTCACCGTCATTGTGACCCCGCCGATCTTCTGGATCACCCGGCTCATGCACAGGCGCGAGCCTCACATCTGACCTGGTAATGGGTCCTGAAAGGGAGCGCAGCAGATTGAGAACGGTGGGCATGATCCCCGCGCGGTACGGGTCCACTCGGCTCGAGGGCAAGGCTCTCGTTGACATCGCGGGCAAGCCGATGATCCAGCATGTCTACGAACAAGCCTGCCGGGCAAGCAGCCTGGATGAAGTCATCATCGCTACAGATGATGAGCGAATTGCGGCGGCCGTCCGGGCCTTCGGCGGCCGATACGAGATGACAGCAGACACCCACCGCTCAGGCACCGACCGGCTCGCCGAAGTTGCCGGGCGCGTGGACTGCGACATCATCGTCAACATCCAGGGCGACGAACCGATGATCGAGCCTGCGGCCATCGACGCAGCCACCGAGCCGTTCTTCAACGGAGAACCCGAACGTTTTGGCACCATCGCCACGCCGATCACCGACATCCGGGAACACTTGGAGCCGTCCACGGTCAAAGTCGTGGTGGATCGCTCCGGCCACGCGCTGTATTTCTCGCGAGCGCCTCTCCCCTACTTCCGGCTGGATGCGAGCGGTGACGAGTGGCCCGCGGACAAGCCCCGGCAACATCCGGAATCCGGCGTCTGGCCGCTCAAGCACATAGGGCTGTACGTCTACACCCGCGAGACATTGCTGTGGTACGCCGCGCTGGAGCCCACACCACTGGAACAGACCGAAAAGCTGGAGCAACTGCGCGCACTGGAGAACGGCTGCCCGATTCGCGTGGTACAGGTGGACTACTCGCCCATCGGTGTCGATACGCCCGAGGATCTTGAGCGCGTGCGGCGGATCTTCGCCGGCGCGCAAGATTGACTGCCTCGCGAACCAGGGAGACAGACCCAATGAACCCCGTGACCATCGTTGACGGCGTGGAACTGGGTGGGGACCGTCTGGCGCTTCTCGCCGGGCCGTGCCTTGTTGAGGACGTGGACACCACCACCGACATCGCCCTGAGACTCCAGGATATCTGCGGCGAGATCGGCATGCCTTTCGTTTTCAAGGCATCGTACGACAAGGCGAACCGCACCTCGATCCAATCCGAGCGCGGCCCGGGCTGGCGCCAGGGATTGGAAATCCTGGCCCGGGTCAAGGACAGGGCCCAGGTCCCGCTGGTTTCGGATGTTCACGAGACCGGGCAGGTGCACGAAGCCGCTCAGATCTGTGACATCCTGCAGGTGCCCGCCTTCCTGTGCCGCCAGACCGACCTGCTGGTGGCGGTGGGCGAGTCGGGCAGAGCAGTCAACGTGAAGAAGGGGCAGTTCGTGGCCCCCGCCGACATGCGCCATTCCATCGAAAAGGTGCTGCACACCGGAAACCGCCGAGTCA
Protein-coding regions in this window:
- a CDS encoding rod shape-determining protein MreC, which gives rise to MSLRLSPSQPAIHRPLVVMVAVAFTLTIWQQQAWRLGRVSFPEYVALVLVTPVATQFSRVFRKTHDIGLAMTRAPRLADENRRLRRERDELEALQILTVDIRAQNKAFRQKLGFEPNKTFTNVAAQVTSRSSSRNERWVRIRTAGAKPLEVGNVVREAKGLVGRVVEASGDTGRVVLLVDQHHAVRGKDLQTGEEGMVYAANELEAGPNRLQLEKVRRGAQIRENDIIVTSDMGETYPGGLPIGVVESVRRSPTSASSLVAYIRPYVEFDQLDFLYVLRAGEQ
- a CDS encoding rod shape-determining protein, with the protein product MHWFSRFSRDMGIDLGTANTLVHVRGRGILLREPSVVAVDTATDQVLAVGEDAKRMVGRTPARIAAIRPLKDGVIADFDATEAMLKHFIRKCQPRRWFAHPRMVIGVPSGITEVERRAVEDAARQAGAWDIAIIDEPMAAAIGAGLPVAEPVGNMIIDIGGGTTEIAVISLGGTCSQRSMRIAGEEMDEAIANFIRREFNLYIGESTAEQIKLRIGSAYPQPEEETMEVRGKDLLSGLPKSIVISSSEVREAIAEPVQAIVELAKEALDSTPPELAADVMNRGIVLAGGGALLHGLDQLISAETDIPVYVAQDPLTCVVMGTAKYLEELDGMLVDV
- the kdsB gene encoding 3-deoxy-manno-octulosonate cytidylyltransferase, whose amino-acid sequence is MRTVGMIPARYGSTRLEGKALVDIAGKPMIQHVYEQACRASSLDEVIIATDDERIAAAVRAFGGRYEMTADTHRSGTDRLAEVAGRVDCDIIVNIQGDEPMIEPAAIDAATEPFFNGEPERFGTIATPITDIREHLEPSTVKVVVDRSGHALYFSRAPLPYFRLDASGDEWPADKPRQHPESGVWPLKHIGLYVYTRETLLWYAALEPTPLEQTEKLEQLRALENGCPIRVVQVDYSPIGVDTPEDLERVRRIFAGAQD
- the kdsA gene encoding 3-deoxy-8-phosphooctulonate synthase; the encoded protein is MNPVTIVDGVELGGDRLALLAGPCLVEDVDTTTDIALRLQDICGEIGMPFVFKASYDKANRTSIQSERGPGWRQGLEILARVKDRAQVPLVSDVHETGQVHEAAQICDILQVPAFLCRQTDLLVAVGESGRAVNVKKGQFVAPADMRHSIEKVLHTGNRRVSVTERGYAFGYNNLVVDMRGIPIMRAFGYPVIFDGTHSVQLPSGSGCASGGQREFVAPLVKAAVAAGANALFLETHPSPDSAPCDGPNMVPLGSLKDLLVTAQRLFEVVNE